CCGCAATTTCATCCAGGTGAATATGTCCTGGAACTATATCGTTCTGAGAATTAACAATCCCTACCAACGGCCTGTTAATCTCCTCATCGGTTAATCCCAGTGCTTTCAGGAGAGAACGATGGGGAGCTTTCTCCAGGCCGGTTTTCATAGCTTCACTGCCCACGGTATCAGCCTCCTACGCTAAAGCAGCTTCTTCTACATCCTCCGCATAAATTTTGGGTCCGTCAACTTTAGTTAGCTCACGAAAATCTTTTATGAGCGCGGTAGTTATTTCTCCCGGTTCCCCGTTTCCTATAACCCTACCGTCCACCTTCACTACGGGAATAATTTCCGCTGCAGTTCCGGTAAGGAAACACTCATCGGCAATAAACAAATCAAGACGGGTAAATACCCTCTCCTCTACCGGGATCCCTCTTTTTCTGGCCAATTCCATAACTGTGTTCCGGGTAATGCCCTCTAGAATACCTACATGGGGGGGCGGTGTAATCAGTACCCCGTTTTTAACAATGAAAACGTTGTCGCCGGTCGCTTCCGCCACATAACCTTCATTATTTAGCATAATAGCTTCCGGCACTCCTGCCAGATTAGCCTCAATTTTGGCTAGAATATTATTAAGGTAATTTAAAGATTTAATGCGGGGATTCAGGGCCTCCGGTACGTTTCTCCGCGTAGGCACCGTAACTACTTCCAGTCCTTTTTGGTACAATTCTTCCGGATAGAGCTGTATCTTGGAGGCGATGCAGAATACCAAAGGCTTTGGACATTTACGGGGATCAAGCCCCAAGTCCCCCCTACCCCGGGTAACCACCAGGCGAATGTATCCGTCCCGTAAGTTATTGCGGCGGAGGGTTTCCAGAACCACTTCCTCCATTTCCTCTTCCGTCAGCCCAATATTCAACTGAATGCACCGGGCCGATTCATATAATCGTTTCAGGTGTTCCTTGAGCTTAAACACCCGCCCGTTGTAAGCCCTAATACCTTCGAAAACGCCGTCACCGTATAACAAACCGTGGTCGAAAACCGATACTTTGGCCTCT
This genomic stretch from Calderihabitans maritimus harbors:
- the ilvE gene encoding branched-chain-amino-acid transaminase, producing the protein MGLIIYFDGKYVPEEEAKVSVFDHGLLYGDGVFEGIRAYNGRVFKLKEHLKRLYESARCIQLNIGLTEEEMEEVVLETLRRNNLRDGYIRLVVTRGRGDLGLDPRKCPKPLVFCIASKIQLYPEELYQKGLEVVTVPTRRNVPEALNPRIKSLNYLNNILAKIEANLAGVPEAIMLNNEGYVAEATGDNVFIVKNGVLITPPPHVGILEGITRNTVMELARKRGIPVEERVFTRLDLFIADECFLTGTAAEIIPVVKVDGRVIGNGEPGEITTALIKDFRELTKVDGPKIYAEDVEEAALA